DNA from Bradyrhizobium japonicum USDA 6:
GACGTCGTGGTCAATGGCCGCGTCGTTGCCCGCGGCGAAGTGGTCGTCGTCGAAGAGGACAATTCCCGCTTCGGCGTTTCGCTCACGGAGATCGTCGGACCGCTGGGGCAGGGTGATACCTGATCATGGCGGCACAGGTCGGCGTCGCTCCTATCAAGCAGCGAGGCGTTGCCACGCTGGGCGGAACGGAAAAGGTCGCGGCACTCCTGCTTGCCATGGGCCGGCAGGCGGCTGCCAGCGTGCTCTCGCAGTTCGAGCCGCAGGATATCCGCATCGTCACCAAGGCCGCGGCCGAGTTGCGGCCGATCACTGCGCAGGAGCTCGAGTCGATTGTCGAGGAGTTCGCCCAGCAATTCTCGATGGGCGCCAACATTCTCGGCACCATCGGCGGTCTCGAAGCCGTGCTCGGCGACGTGCTGCCGGCCGACCAGGTCTCGGCAATCATGTCGGACCTGCTCGGCAATTCGAGCCGCTCGGTGTGGGACCGCGTCTCGTCGGTGTCGGAAAACTCGCTGGCGACATACCTCTCCAAGGAACATCCGCAAACCGCGGCGCTGATCCTGTCCAAGGTCAAGCCGTCCTGCGCCGCCAAGGTGATGAGCCAGCTGCCGTCGAGCCTGCGCAACGAGCTGATGCGGCGCGTCCTCAGCCTCAAGCCGATCGTTGACGACGCCATGAAAGTCCTCGAGAAGACCTTGCACGAGGACCTGACGCTCAATTTCGCCCGCAACCTCGGCGCCGACACCTACGCGCGCGTTGCGGACATCATCAACAAGATGGAGCGCGGCCATATCGAGGACATGCTGAAGAGCTTGTCGGAGAAGCGTCCGAAGTCGGCCGAAGTTCTGAAGGAACTGCTGTTCACCTTCGATGACGTGGTCAATCTGACCCCGAAGGCGCGCACCATGATCTTCGATCAGGTGCCGACCGATCGCATCGTTATCGCGCTGAAGGGCACCGACAAGCATTTCCGCGAACTCATCCTGTCCTCGGTTGCCTCGCGCGTCCGCCGCGTCGTCGAGCACGAACTCGCCATCGGCGAGCCGTCGAACCAGCGCGACGTGCTGGAGGCGCGCCGCGTCATCACCGACCTTGCACTCGACCTGGCGGAAAAGGGCGAAATCGAGCTCAACCCCGAGCAGGAGGATGAGCTGGTCTTCCGCTGACCGCTGAACGGGCATGGCAGAAACATCCGATCAGGAGAGCAAGACAGAAGAGCCGACCGAGAAGAAAGTCCGCGATTCGCTCGAACAGGGCAAAATCCCGGTCTCTCGGGAGGCTTCTATCTTCGCCTCGATGGCCGCGCTGATGGTGATCCAGGCGTTCCTGATCGGCCAGGGCGTACAGCAATTGACGCCGACACTGAAGAGCCTGCTCGACGATCCCGAGGGCTTCCCTCTCAGCAACGGTGCGGACGCGCGCAACCTGCTCACGGTGGTGGGGCTCGAGGCGTTGCGATTCCTGGTGCCGCTGGTCGTCATCCTGGCGGTGTTCGGCCTCGCCGCATCGTTGCTGCAGAATGCGCCGCGCCTGGTGCTGGAGCGCATCAAGCCGCAGCTGTCGCGAATCTCCCCGATCAGCGGCTGGAGCCGGCTGTTCGGAACCCAGGGCCTCGTCGAATTCGCCAAGTCGCTGTTCAAGCTCGTCTCGGTGACGGTCGTCGTCGTGTTCGTGCTGCGCTCGTCCGAAGCCAGGGCGTTCGAGGCGATGTACACGGATCCGGTCGCGCTGCCGGAGATGATTCTCAACATCGCGATGCGGATCGTCTCTGCGATCTGCATCGCCACCATCGTCCTGGTCGCGATCGATCTCGCCTGGGCGCGCTTCCACTGGCGGCGCGAGCTGCGCATGACCAAGCAGGAGATCAAGGACGAGCATAAGCAGGCGGAGGGCGATCCCCTGATCAAGGCGCGCCTGCGCTCGCTGGCGCGCGACCGCTCGCGCCAGCGCATGATCGCGTCCGCCTCGCGTGCGACGCTGGTGATCGCCAACCCGACGCACTTCGCGATCGCCCTGCGCTACAAGCGCGAGGAAAATGCAGCGCCCATGGTCGTCGCCAAGGGCATGGACGTGATCGCGCTGAAGATCCGCGAAGTCGCGGAGCAGAACCGGATCCCGGTGATCGAGAACAAGGCGCTGGCGCGCGCGCTCTATGAGGCGGTTCAGGTCGACCAGGTGATTCCGGCGGAATTCTTCCGGCCGGTCGCCGAGATCATCTACTTCCTGCAATCCAAGCAGGCGCCGCGGACCGAGAAGGTTCAGTAGATTTCCGAGCATAGCGTCGGCTGCATCAGCCTGACGAAAGCTTGCGGCCCTAAACTTGATCTTAAGAAATCAGCATGGGGCCGTCGTGGGACCGCTTTATCTCTTCGAACTCGCATCGTCGCAGGCGCGGTACCTCGAGCTCCGCCAGTCGACCATCGCGACCAACGTCGCCAACGCCAATACGCCCGGCTTCAAGGCGCGCGACGTCGAGCCCTTCAACAAGGTGCTCGACGCCACGCCGGTCAGGCTCGCGACGACGTCGCCCTCGCACATGCAGTTGTCCGCGGCCGAGACCGATACGCGGAAGACCGCGAAGAAGGACAGCTGGGAAGTGGTTCACTCCGGCAACTCCGTCAGCCTCGAGCAGGAAATGATCAAGGGCAGCGACGTCAGTCGCGACTACTCGATGAACTCGGCGGTCGTGCGGTCGTTTCACCGCATGTTGCTGTCGAGCGCGAAGAGCTGAGGTGAATTGACATGCTGGACTCACTGCAAGCGTCACTGACGGTCGCGAGCTCCGGGCTCGAAGCGCAGTCGACGCGCATGCGCATCGTTTCGGAAAACCTCGCCAACGCGACCTCGACGGGGCGTACGGCTGGCGCCGATCCGTATCAGCGCAAGACCATCACCTTCGATGCCGCCATGGACCGCGCCTCGGGCGCGCAGCTTGCAAAGGTCAAGGAGATCGGGGTCGACACCACGCCGTATCGCGTGGAGTACGAGCCGGGACATCCCGCCGCCGACAAGGCCGGTTACGTCAAGCTGCCGAACGTCAACATGATGATCGAGATGGCCGACATGCGGGAAGTCAATCGGTCCTATGAAGCCAATCTCCAGGTCGTGAAACAGGTGCGGTCCATGCTGGGCATGACCATCGACCTGCTGAGGAGCTGACAATGCTTGAGGCAATTTCATCCACCGCGATTTCTGCCGGGCAAGCGGCGAGCCGCGCGACCGAGACGCAGGCCATCGCGCCGGCGGCGCCGACCGCCATTCAGTCCACCGACGACGTCGGATTCGAATCGGTGATGAAGCAGGTGACGACGGACGCGATCGGGACGCTGAAGGCGGGCGAAGCGGCGTCGATCTCGGCGATGCAGGGTAAGGAATCGACCCGGAAGGTCGTGGAGGCGCTGATGTCGGCCGAGCAGGCCTTGCAGACCGCGGTCGCGGTTCGCGACAAGGTCGTGCAGGCCTACCAGGAAGTCGTCCGGATGTCGATTTGATCTGAAGGAATGAAGCTGTGAAATCGCTCGCCATTGCGGCCACGGGCATGAACGCCCAGCAGACCAACATCGAAGTCATCGCGAACAACATCGCCAACATCAACTCGACGTCGTACAAGCGTGCGCGCGCGGAATTCACCGATCTGTTCTACCAGATGGACCGCATGCAGGGCGTCGCGAACGTCAACGGCTCCTCGCCGATCCCGGAAGGCTCCAATCTCGGCCTCGGCGTCAAGTCGACGGCCATCCGCAAGCTGCACATCCAGGGCGCGCTCACGCAGACCGGCAACCCCTACGATCTCGCGATCAACGGCCGCGGCTGGTTTCAGGTGCTCGGCCCGAACAACGAGGTGCAATACACCCGCGCCGGCTCGTTCAGCCCCAACCCCAACGGCCAGCTCGTCACCACCGACGGCTATCTGCTGGATCCCGCAATCACGATACCGCAGGGAACCGTTCAGGTCATCGTCAACCAGACCGGACAGGTGTTTGCCAAGCTGGACACGGAAGTGAACCCGCGGCAGATCGGCCAGCTCAACCTCGCCAATTTCGCCAACGAAGCGGGCCTCGAGCCGCTCGGCAGCAACCTCTATCGCGAGACCACAGCGTCCGGCACGCCGGTCGTCGGGCTGCCGGGCGATTCCGGATACGGCAAGATCAATCAGCAATATCTCGAAGCCTCGAACGTCGACCCGGTCAAGGAAATCACCGAGTTGATCTCGGCGCAGCGCGCCTACGAAATGAACGCCAAGGTCATCCAGGCCTCGGATGAAATGGCCCAAACGGTCTCGAAGGGCATGCGCTAGTTCCGGTGTTCTCGATGTCGAACAGGGTGGGCTTGATGGTGCGCGGGTTGGCCGCCGTGCTGCTGGTTCTCGTCTCGGCGCGCCTCGCTGCGGCCGAGGAGAAGCGGCTTCCCGTGCCGGCCGTCTCGATCCGCGCCGGCGAGCTGATCCGGGACGACATGATCACGGAACGCGCCTTCGCGCCGAACGTGCTCGGCGTTGCCATGTTCATCGAAGGACGCCAGATCCTGGTCGGACGCATGGCACGGCGCACGCTGCTGCCGGGCCAGCCGATTCCGACCAATTCGGTCGAGGATCCCTGGACGATTGCCCGCGGCGCCATGGTCAAGGTCGTGGTGGAAGACAGCGGCCTGTCGATCGTCACCTACGGCGCGGCGATGCAGTCGGGCGCGACCGGCGCGCTCATCCCGGTGCGAAACACCGACACCGGCGTGATCATCAGGGGCGTCGTCCAGCCGGACGGCACCGTCAAGGTCGTGGATGGATCATGACCAGATTCCTGCTTGCGCTCGTCCTGCTCGTTTCCGCCGCCAGCGCCCAGGCGGCCGTCCGCATCAAGGACATTGCGGACATCAAGGGATTGCGCGAAAACCAGATCGTCGGTTACGGCCTCGTCATCGGCCTGAACGGCACTGGTGACACGCTCCGCAACGCTCCGTTCACGGAGCAGTCCCTGCAATCGATGCTCGAGAACATGGGCATCAACGTCAGGAACGAGACCACGAGCACCAACAATCCCCCGCGTCCGACGACGCTGCGCACACGCAACGTCGCGGCCGTGATGGTGACCGCGGATTTGGCGCCCTCGATCGGAGCGGGCGAGCGCATGGACGTGACCGTATCGTCGCTCGGCGATGCGACCTCGCTGCTCGGCGGCACGCTGGTGATGACGTCGCTGCGGGCGGCGGACGGCGCCGTCTATGCGGTGGCGCAAGGCGCGATCACGGTCGCCGGTTACAGTGTGGGAGGGCAGGCGCAGAACGTCAGCCAGGGCACGCCGACGGCGGGCCGCATCCCGAACGGTGCGCTGGTCGAGCGCGAGGTGCAGGGAAGCCTCCATGAGATGGAGTTCCTGGTGCTGGAGCTCAAGAACCCTGATTTCGTCACTGCGACACGCATTCTCGACGCCATCAACCGTTACGCCGGTGGCCGCTACCGCGCGCAGATCGCCTTCGAGCGCGACTACCGCACCATCGTGCTGTCGAAGCCGCGCCATATCGGGCCCGTCCGCTTCCTCGCCGAAATCGGCGAGCTGACGGTCGAGCCGGACACGCCGGCGCGCGTGGTGATCAATGAACGGACCGGCACGGTGGTGATCGGGCGCGACGTGCGCATATCGACCGTCGCGGTGACGCATGGCAACCTGACGGTTCGTGTCACCGAGCTTCCCGTGGTGTCGCAGCCGGCGCCGTTCTCGCGCGGACAGACGGTGGTCGTTCCCCAGACCGTGGTCGAGGCCAACGAGGCCGGATCGCAGGTGGCGATCCTGAGCGGCGTCGACCTCCAGCGCCTGGTGCGTGGGCTGAACCAGATCGGCCTGAAGCCGTCGGGCATCATCGCGATCCTCCAGGCGATCAAAACGGCCGGCGCACTCCAGGCCGACGTCATCGTGCAATGATGCACAAGCGTCGTGCAAGCTTGGTCGCTCAATGCTCAGGTCTCGACCGAGAATCGCACGCGGCCCGATGCTGAAGCTGGATCACAAAGCCAAACTCCTCCTCCTGGTCGCGGCCTGCGCGTTCGGATGCGCTTCGCCCGTTCTGGCGCTGGATGAGGCCAAGCCGTCGAAGCCGCTCAACCTGCTGTCCTTCGCGCGTGCCCGCGCGCCCGGTCCGCAGAAGCCGTATGCGGCGGCCTCGTCGATACCGGGCGATAATGCGTCGATCCGGGCGACGGCGTGGGCCGCCGAAGATTCCGGACCCGCGATCACGGGGGCCGTGCCTGCTCCCGAGAAGCCTGCGCCGGCGCCCCCAGTCGCGCCCGTGCGCCCGGCCAAGCCGGGCAGCGTCACGGCGCCGCCGAAGCCCGCACCGGCACAGGCTGCGGTACCCGCGGACAACGAGGTCGCCCTGTTCTGCAGCAATGTCGCCGACCCCGCCGTCGATGCGCGGCTGGCCTGGCAGCTCAGGGAACTGGAGAAGGCCGAGACCCAGCTCCGGGAGCGGATCGCCGAGGTCGAGGCCAAGCGCGCCGAATACGAGAAGTGGATGGCGCTGCGTGACGACTTCCTGAAGAAGGCGGAAGCGAGCGTCGTCGAGATCTATTCGCGCATGAAGCCTGACGCGGCGGCGACCCAGATTGCCGGGATGGCGGACGAGACCGCCGCCGCCGTGCTTGCAAAACTCAGTCCGAGGAGCTCGAGCGCGATCTTCAACGAGATGGAGACGGCACGCGCGGCGCACCTTGCCGATCTGCTCGGCGGAATGCGTCGCGTGGATGACGGAAAGACCAAATAGATGAAGAATCTGATCCTCATCCTGTCGCTGCTATCGCTTGCCGGATGCGTCAATGATCCGGCCGAGGTCCTGACCGGTCCGCGTTTGACGCCGGTCGGGAGCGGCCTGCGGACGCAGGCCGATCCGATTCCGGTGACGCCCCGCCTGCGCTCGCCCGCCAGCTATCGCTCGACCTGGGATGACGCCACCGATCTCTACCGTGACCCCCGCGCGCGGCGCACCGGCGACGTGGTGACGGTGATCATCTCCATGCAGGACAAGGCCAAGCTCGACAACAAGACCGACCGCTCGCGCGATTCGCAGATCAAGTTCGGGCTGGACTGGCTGATGGACGTCGCCGGATGGCAGGACAAGGGCCAGACCACCGCCAACCTCAGCACCAACACCCAGATCAAGGGCAACGGCCAGATCGACCGCACCGAGGACATCAAGCTGTCGATCGCAGCCATCGTCACCGACGTGTTGCCGAACGGCAATATGATGATCAGCGGCTCGCAGGAGTTCAAGGTCAATACCGAGATGCGCGTGCTCAACGTCGGCGGCATCGTGCGTCCGCGCGATATCTCGCGCACCAACACGATCTCCTACGAGAAGATCGCCGAGGCACGCGTGTCCTATGGCGGTCGCGGAAATCTGTCTGACGTGCAGCAGCCTGGATGGGGACATCGGATCTATGACGCCGTGGCACCATTCTGAGAATCGCGCCGAGCGCGCCGCGCCGCGAGGGCATGGGACGTGATGCGCCTGATTGCGGCCATTGTGGTGCTGACCCTGATCGCGATCGGTGCGGGCGCGGTTGCCGGCCTGCATCTGTTCGCGGCCGCGGAGCGCGTCGCCGATGCGAAGAAGACCGCCACGCCGCCGCCCCTTGCCACGAGCTACGCCGGCAGCGCACGGCTGAGAAAGCTGTCCCCGATCGTGACCAATCTCGCCGCGCCGGCCAACAACTGGGCCCGTGTCGAAGCCTCCATGGTGACCGATAGCATGAGCGACGAGGATGCCGGCATCCTGGCCGCCCATATCAGCGAGGACATCGTGACCTATCTGCGGTCGGCATCGGTTGGCCAGTTCGAGGGATCGCGCGGGCTTCAGCATCTGCGCGACGACCTGACGGAGCGCGCCAACATCCGCTCGTCGGGCAAGATCCGCGAATTGATCATTGAGACCTTGGTGATTCAGTGAGAGTGAGAGTCCTGCTGCTCGCGTTGGTTCTGGTCGTGCTGCCCGAGGTGGCGCTGGCCCAGATTCCGGACCTCAACTCGCTGCTGCCGCCGGGCAACGGCTCGACCAGCGGCCGCATCATCCAGCTGATGGCGGTGATCACGGTGCTGTCGGTGGCGCCGGGACTGCTGATCATGGTGACGAGCTTCACGCGATTTGCGGTGGCGCTGTCGTTCCTGCGCTCCGGTCTCGGCCTCCAGACCACGCCGGCCAATCTGGTGCTGATCAGCCTCGCGCTGTTCATGACCTTCTACGTGATGGCGCCGACCTTCGACCGCGCCTGGGAAACCGGCGTCCAGCCGCTGATGAAGAACGAGATCTCGGAGGAAGAAGCCTATCTGAAGATCACCGATCCGTTCCGCGAGTTCATGCTGGCCCATGTCCGCGACAAGGATCTCCAGACCTTCGAGGCGCTCGCTGCGGAGAGCTTCCGCAAGAAGTTCGACGACAAGCGCATCGACATGCGCGTCATCATTCCGGCCTTCATGATCTCCGAGCTCAGGCGTTCGTTCGAGATCGGATTCCTCATCATCCTGCCGTTCCTCGTCATCGACATGATCGTGGCGACGCTGACCATGTCGATGGGCATGATGATGATGCCGCCGACGATCCTCGCGCTGCCGTTCAAGATGCTGTTCTTCGTGTTGATCGACGGCTGGAACCTGCTGGCCTCCGGACTGGTGCGGTCGTTCTCGTAGCGACCCCGGT
Protein-coding regions in this window:
- a CDS encoding flagellar motor switch protein FliG; this translates as MAAQVGVAPIKQRGVATLGGTEKVAALLLAMGRQAAASVLSQFEPQDIRIVTKAAAELRPITAQELESIVEEFAQQFSMGANILGTIGGLEAVLGDVLPADQVSAIMSDLLGNSSRSVWDRVSSVSENSLATYLSKEHPQTAALILSKVKPSCAAKVMSQLPSSLRNELMRRVLSLKPIVDDAMKVLEKTLHEDLTLNFARNLGADTYARVADIINKMERGHIEDMLKSLSEKRPKSAEVLKELLFTFDDVVNLTPKARTMIFDQVPTDRIVIALKGTDKHFRELILSSVASRVRRVVEHELAIGEPSNQRDVLEARRVITDLALDLAEKGEIELNPEQEDELVFR
- the flhB gene encoding flagellar biosynthesis protein FlhB, which produces MAETSDQESKTEEPTEKKVRDSLEQGKIPVSREASIFASMAALMVIQAFLIGQGVQQLTPTLKSLLDDPEGFPLSNGADARNLLTVVGLEALRFLVPLVVILAVFGLAASLLQNAPRLVLERIKPQLSRISPISGWSRLFGTQGLVEFAKSLFKLVSVTVVVVFVLRSSEARAFEAMYTDPVALPEMILNIAMRIVSAICIATIVLVAIDLAWARFHWRRELRMTKQEIKDEHKQAEGDPLIKARLRSLARDRSRQRMIASASRATLVIANPTHFAIALRYKREENAAPMVVAKGMDVIALKIREVAEQNRIPVIENKALARALYEAVQVDQVIPAEFFRPVAEIIYFLQSKQAPRTEKVQ
- the flgB gene encoding flagellar basal body rod protein FlgB, whose translation is MGPLYLFELASSQARYLELRQSTIATNVANANTPGFKARDVEPFNKVLDATPVRLATTSPSHMQLSAAETDTRKTAKKDSWEVVHSGNSVSLEQEMIKGSDVSRDYSMNSAVVRSFHRMLLSSAKS
- the flgC gene encoding flagellar basal body rod protein FlgC; amino-acid sequence: MLDSLQASLTVASSGLEAQSTRMRIVSENLANATSTGRTAGADPYQRKTITFDAAMDRASGAQLAKVKEIGVDTTPYRVEYEPGHPAADKAGYVKLPNVNMMIEMADMREVNRSYEANLQVVKQVRSMLGMTIDLLRS
- a CDS encoding flagellar hook-basal body complex protein FliE — its product is MLEAISSTAISAGQAASRATETQAIAPAAPTAIQSTDDVGFESVMKQVTTDAIGTLKAGEAASISAMQGKESTRKVVEALMSAEQALQTAVAVRDKVVQAYQEVVRMSI
- the flgG gene encoding flagellar basal-body rod protein FlgG; the encoded protein is MKSLAIAATGMNAQQTNIEVIANNIANINSTSYKRARAEFTDLFYQMDRMQGVANVNGSSPIPEGSNLGLGVKSTAIRKLHIQGALTQTGNPYDLAINGRGWFQVLGPNNEVQYTRAGSFSPNPNGQLVTTDGYLLDPAITIPQGTVQVIVNQTGQVFAKLDTEVNPRQIGQLNLANFANEAGLEPLGSNLYRETTASGTPVVGLPGDSGYGKINQQYLEASNVDPVKEITELISAQRAYEMNAKVIQASDEMAQTVSKGMR
- the flgA gene encoding flagellar basal body P-ring formation chaperone FlgA; translated protein: MVRGLAAVLLVLVSARLAAAEEKRLPVPAVSIRAGELIRDDMITERAFAPNVLGVAMFIEGRQILVGRMARRTLLPGQPIPTNSVEDPWTIARGAMVKVVVEDSGLSIVTYGAAMQSGATGALIPVRNTDTGVIIRGVVQPDGTVKVVDGS
- the flgI gene encoding flagellar basal body P-ring protein FlgI, producing the protein MTRFLLALVLLVSAASAQAAVRIKDIADIKGLRENQIVGYGLVIGLNGTGDTLRNAPFTEQSLQSMLENMGINVRNETTSTNNPPRPTTLRTRNVAAVMVTADLAPSIGAGERMDVTVSSLGDATSLLGGTLVMTSLRAADGAVYAVAQGAITVAGYSVGGQAQNVSQGTPTAGRIPNGALVEREVQGSLHEMEFLVLELKNPDFVTATRILDAINRYAGGRYRAQIAFERDYRTIVLSKPRHIGPVRFLAEIGELTVEPDTPARVVINERTGTVVIGRDVRISTVAVTHGNLTVRVTELPVVSQPAPFSRGQTVVVPQTVVEANEAGSQVAILSGVDLQRLVRGLNQIGLKPSGIIAILQAIKTAGALQADVIVQ
- a CDS encoding MotE family protein codes for the protein MLKLDHKAKLLLLVAACAFGCASPVLALDEAKPSKPLNLLSFARARAPGPQKPYAAASSIPGDNASIRATAWAAEDSGPAITGAVPAPEKPAPAPPVAPVRPAKPGSVTAPPKPAPAQAAVPADNEVALFCSNVADPAVDARLAWQLRELEKAETQLRERIAEVEAKRAEYEKWMALRDDFLKKAEASVVEIYSRMKPDAAATQIAGMADETAAAVLAKLSPRSSSAIFNEMETARAAHLADLLGGMRRVDDGKTK
- the flgH gene encoding flagellar basal body L-ring protein FlgH yields the protein MKNLILILSLLSLAGCVNDPAEVLTGPRLTPVGSGLRTQADPIPVTPRLRSPASYRSTWDDATDLYRDPRARRTGDVVTVIISMQDKAKLDNKTDRSRDSQIKFGLDWLMDVAGWQDKGQTTANLSTNTQIKGNGQIDRTEDIKLSIAAIVTDVLPNGNMMISGSQEFKVNTEMRVLNVGGIVRPRDISRTNTISYEKIAEARVSYGGRGNLSDVQQPGWGHRIYDAVAPF
- a CDS encoding flagellar basal body-associated FliL family protein; amino-acid sequence: MRLIAAIVVLTLIAIGAGAVAGLHLFAAAERVADAKKTATPPPLATSYAGSARLRKLSPIVTNLAAPANNWARVEASMVTDSMSDEDAGILAAHISEDIVTYLRSASVGQFEGSRGLQHLRDDLTERANIRSSGKIRELIIETLVIQ
- the fliP gene encoding flagellar type III secretion system pore protein FliP (The bacterial flagellar biogenesis protein FliP forms a type III secretion system (T3SS)-type pore required for flagellar assembly.) yields the protein MRVRVLLLALVLVVLPEVALAQIPDLNSLLPPGNGSTSGRIIQLMAVITVLSVAPGLLIMVTSFTRFAVALSFLRSGLGLQTTPANLVLISLALFMTFYVMAPTFDRAWETGVQPLMKNEISEEEAYLKITDPFREFMLAHVRDKDLQTFEALAAESFRKKFDDKRIDMRVIIPAFMISELRRSFEIGFLIILPFLVIDMIVATLTMSMGMMMMPPTILALPFKMLFFVLIDGWNLLASGLVRSFS